A stretch of the Aminipila terrae genome encodes the following:
- a CDS encoding ABC transporter ATP-binding protein, translated as MELSLKNISVTLSQKQILDSISLTVEDGAFISLLGASGCGKSTLLKTIAGIITPASGSVFLNGSCADHVPSHKRGTVIVFQDLRLFPHMTVMENIAFPMKMQGVVKVKYLETAGKLLEKVQLQGFEQRRIREMSGGQLQRVALARALAANPNVLLLDEPFSSLDENLRQDMRQLVLKLQKDFKITTILVTHDRQEALSMSDKIALMMNGKILQYDTPENIYNFPASRDVADFFQHAAYLDGAVENHVYKCEIGQFQVDKPDGHYQAMFRPGSVYVDKMGSEKNFQICEMQYRGEDYKVRLVSEKTGLMLTAFIASSSELQTGDMVSIGIIKDKVLLFPYSSF; from the coding sequence ATGGAACTTTCTTTAAAAAATATATCTGTAACTCTTTCCCAAAAACAAATCTTGGATTCAATCAGTCTGACTGTGGAGGATGGGGCATTTATCTCATTATTGGGGGCTTCTGGCTGCGGAAAAAGCACATTACTTAAAACAATTGCTGGGATTATTACTCCTGCAAGTGGATCTGTATTCTTAAATGGTAGCTGTGCAGATCATGTACCATCTCATAAGCGTGGGACTGTTATTGTATTTCAGGATCTCCGCCTTTTTCCACATATGACAGTGATGGAAAATATTGCATTTCCTATGAAAATGCAGGGGGTAGTAAAAGTCAAATATCTGGAGACTGCAGGAAAACTGCTTGAGAAGGTGCAGCTTCAGGGATTTGAACAACGAAGAATACGGGAAATGTCAGGGGGACAATTACAAAGAGTGGCCCTTGCCAGAGCATTGGCAGCAAATCCAAATGTACTTTTGCTGGATGAGCCCTTCTCCAGCTTAGATGAAAATCTTAGGCAGGACATGAGGCAACTGGTACTCAAACTTCAGAAAGATTTTAAGATTACAACTATATTGGTGACTCATGACAGGCAGGAAGCATTGAGCATGTCTGATAAGATAGCGTTAATGATGAACGGAAAAATCCTGCAGTATGACACCCCGGAAAATATTTATAATTTCCCCGCCAGCCGGGATGTTGCCGATTTCTTCCAACATGCCGCCTATTTGGATGGAGCGGTGGAAAATCATGTTTATAAATGTGAGATAGGCCAGTTCCAGGTGGATAAGCCAGATGGGCACTATCAGGCTATGTTTCGTCCAGGCTCTGTCTATGTAGATAAAATGGGATCAGAAAAGAACTTTCAGATATGTGAGATGCAGTATCGGGGAGAGGACTACAAAGTGAGACTTGTAAGTGAAAAAACAGGTTTAATGTTAACTGCTTTTATTGCATCATCATCTGAACTGCAAACAGGGGATATGGTTTCTATCGGTATTATTAAAGATAAAGTACTTTTGTTTCCATATAGCTCGTTTTAG
- the hypB gene encoding hydrogenase nickel incorporation protein HypB translates to MRIILEQEILKENKDQADKNRKCFNVNKVLVINLIGSPGAGKTTVLEKTIEKLKKDYRIAVIEGDIYTTKDAERIQNCGVEVVQINTSGVCHLSAKAIESAVQTVDLKNTDILFIENVGNLICPAEYDLGEDAKIAVLSTTEGDDKPSKYPMIFQEAPVVLLNKCDLLPYINFNMETAEKDLATINKDAKVIHMSAFNDSDMDQWIEWIKDHVK, encoded by the coding sequence ATGAGAATTATATTAGAGCAGGAAATTTTAAAAGAAAATAAAGACCAGGCAGATAAAAACAGAAAGTGTTTTAATGTTAACAAAGTTCTGGTTATAAATTTAATCGGTTCGCCGGGAGCAGGAAAAACTACTGTTCTTGAAAAGACCATAGAAAAGCTGAAAAAAGATTACAGAATTGCAGTAATAGAAGGGGATATATATACTACAAAGGATGCAGAAAGAATTCAGAATTGTGGGGTTGAAGTTGTACAAATTAATACAAGTGGCGTGTGCCATTTAAGTGCTAAGGCAATTGAATCTGCAGTTCAGACTGTTGACTTAAAAAATACAGATATACTGTTTATAGAAAATGTGGGAAATCTTATATGCCCTGCAGAATATGATCTTGGTGAAGATGCGAAGATTGCAGTATTAAGCACTACTGAGGGTGATGATAAGCCTTCCAAATATCCAATGATATTCCAGGAGGCACCTGTGGTACTTTTAAATAAATGTGATCTTCTTCCTTATATTAATTTTAACATGGAAACTGCAGAGAAAGATTTAGCTACTATTAATAAAGACGCTAAGGTCATTCATATGTCAGCCTTTAATGACAGTGATATGGATCAGTGGATAGAATGGATCAAGGATCATGTAAAATAG
- a CDS encoding winged helix-turn-helix transcriptional regulator, with the protein MKNMRDIMQKELPSCPVETTLMLISDRWKVLILRDLLSGTKRFGELKKSIGSITQKVLTANLRSMEECGLLNRKVYAEVPPRVEYTLTETGYSLKPIMDAMFQWGIQYQQQFKNKEKEE; encoded by the coding sequence ATGAAGAATATGAGGGATATCATGCAAAAAGAATTACCATCTTGTCCAGTGGAGACCACACTGATGTTGATTAGCGACCGTTGGAAAGTTTTAATATTAAGGGACTTATTAAGCGGTACAAAGAGATTTGGAGAATTAAAAAAATCCATTGGGAGTATTACACAAAAAGTCCTGACTGCAAATCTTCGTTCCATGGAAGAATGCGGTTTGCTTAATAGAAAAGTCTATGCAGAAGTACCTCCAAGAGTGGAATACACTCTGACAGAAACCGGGTACAGCCTCAAACCCATAATGGATGCTATGTTTCAATGGGGAATCCAATATCAGCAGCAATTTAAGAACAAAGAAAAGGAAGAATAA
- a CDS encoding pyridoxamine 5'-phosphate oxidase family protein: protein MNNVVSFLKENPVQFLATVGHDGKAKCRPFMFCFEKYGKLWFCTNNTKDVYREMQTNPYVEISVSSPSFAWIRISGKAVFEDDMKVKEDCMNIPIVKNQYQTADNPIFEVFHLKEARAVIADFSGNPPAEYIL from the coding sequence ATGAATAATGTTGTAAGTTTTTTAAAGGAAAATCCAGTTCAATTTTTGGCTACTGTGGGTCATGATGGAAAAGCAAAGTGTCGTCCATTTATGTTTTGCTTTGAAAAGTATGGAAAGCTATGGTTTTGTACAAATAATACCAAAGATGTATATAGAGAAATGCAGACCAATCCTTACGTGGAAATCTCAGTATCAAGTCCCTCATTTGCATGGATTCGAATAAGCGGTAAAGCAGTTTTTGAAGATGATATGAAAGTAAAGGAGGATTGCATGAATATTCCCATTGTGAAAAATCAGTATCAGACTGCAGATAATCCTATTTTTGAAGTCTTCCACTTGAAAGAAGCAAGGGCTGTAATCGCAGATTTTTCTGGTAATCCTCCGGCAGAGTATATTTTATAA
- a CDS encoding DUF362 domain-containing protein: METKEVFEILKNDIHSTVFAVVDEKGLPKTCVIDVMLCDENSIYFITAKGKKFYERLVDKGYVAISGMTGNDTLSMIAVSVYGKVRNVGTGLLPRIFKENSYMEKIYKNEASRTALTIFQLYTGEGEIFDLTQIPPVRKAFSFGDCEVSPVGYSINENCTGCRKCIQKCPVECIEQCGKRFTIKTDNCIRCGNCYESCDFRAVDKR; encoded by the coding sequence ATGGAAACAAAAGAAGTATTTGAAATACTTAAAAATGATATTCATTCTACAGTCTTTGCTGTAGTTGATGAAAAGGGATTGCCAAAAACCTGTGTAATTGATGTAATGTTATGTGATGAGAATTCTATTTATTTTATAACTGCTAAAGGCAAAAAGTTTTATGAACGGTTAGTAGATAAGGGATATGTGGCAATAAGCGGAATGACGGGAAATGACACCCTTTCCATGATTGCAGTTTCTGTATACGGCAAAGTACGAAATGTAGGTACAGGACTTTTACCTCGTATTTTTAAAGAGAACTCTTACATGGAAAAAATCTATAAAAATGAGGCCAGCAGAACCGCTCTTACCATTTTTCAGCTTTACACCGGAGAAGGTGAAATCTTTGATCTGACTCAGATTCCTCCCGTGAGAAAAGCCTTTTCATTTGGAGATTGTGAAGTTTCTCCTGTTGGATATTCTATAAATGAAAATTGTACAGGGTGCAGAAAATGTATACAGAAATGTCCAGTAGAATGTATTGAGCAATGTGGTAAGCGGTTCACCATTAAAACGGATAATTGCATCCGGTGTGGAAACTGTTATGAAAGCTGTGATTTCAGAGCTGTGGATAAAAGATAA
- a CDS encoding FMN-dependent NADH-azoreductase: MNKVLYIKANAKTEGESRTFMISDSFVQEYKRQNQDDEIITLDLYKEGIGFLPVGQLNELHSPKPGEGKDHPILKYAFQFLEADKYIFAEPLWNLGVPAVLKAYIDYICVTGITFHYTKDGPEGLCTGKKAINITTRGGKYSDGPFKELEMGINT; the protein is encoded by the coding sequence ATGAATAAAGTATTGTATATTAAAGCTAATGCTAAAACAGAGGGTGAATCGCGGACCTTTATGATTTCTGACAGCTTTGTACAGGAGTATAAAAGACAAAATCAAGATGATGAAATAATAACGTTAGATTTATATAAGGAAGGTATTGGATTTCTACCCGTTGGACAATTGAATGAACTTCATAGCCCCAAACCTGGAGAGGGTAAAGATCATCCTATTTTAAAATACGCTTTTCAGTTTCTTGAAGCAGACAAATATATTTTTGCCGAACCTTTATGGAATCTAGGCGTACCAGCTGTATTAAAAGCTTATATCGATTATATCTGCGTAACAGGGATTACTTTTCATTATACTAAAGATGGACCTGAAGGATTATGCACTGGTAAGAAAGCAATTAATATAACCACTCGAGGAGGAAAATATTCGGATGGTCCATTCAAAGAACTGGAAATGGGGATAAATACCTGA
- a CDS encoding sensor histidine kinase, whose protein sequence is MKSNTIKWKVFKYNLIILIMLILLVSIIFNLAVRMYIENDIISQLDKITSRTVNIALHHGPSLFPPQAKPPAFIEDNSKGEKVFSYYFKLNRSLKEPLSILNAEYILLDKNKNVIPAPFREEDGSSILNNQLISQIEKSSGNFSNQEYIKLKVSGIDYIAVVRQVSQKNDSDLGWIIIFSSLEKVNQLQYKINSILLIILLFTSLIAVILSSRLSKKLSEPFDSLNQHIKAIAERNFGNQIQTPVYDELQEVVNSINLMSEKLETYDKAQKTFLQNVSHEFRTPLMSIQSYAEGIKYNVVESDMAVHIILDETKRMTRLLEELLYLSRLETIEESFHFEKLQFIRLVSCIVDRLNRIAINNNIKILTKAPDIEIQIRGDEEKLSRAITNIISNCIRYAQSTVTIELVSQDKNLLWVKIYDDGPGFEINELPNIFERFYKGKKGNFGLGLAISKNVIEKHNGKITAQNHDSGGALFIIELPL, encoded by the coding sequence ATGAAAAGTAATACCATAAAATGGAAAGTATTTAAATATAATCTAATTATTCTTATTATGTTAATTCTTCTGGTTTCCATTATATTTAATCTTGCAGTTCGTATGTACATAGAGAACGATATTATTTCTCAGCTGGATAAGATTACATCACGTACGGTAAATATTGCCCTGCACCATGGTCCTTCATTGTTTCCCCCACAAGCAAAGCCTCCGGCTTTTATTGAGGATAATTCTAAAGGGGAAAAAGTTTTCAGTTATTACTTTAAATTGAACCGTTCCTTAAAAGAACCCCTTTCCATATTAAATGCAGAATACATTTTACTTGATAAAAATAAAAACGTCATTCCAGCACCTTTTAGAGAAGAGGATGGATCATCCATATTGAATAATCAGCTTATCAGTCAAATAGAAAAATCTTCCGGAAATTTCAGCAACCAGGAATATATTAAGCTTAAGGTGTCAGGAATTGACTATATTGCCGTAGTAAGGCAAGTATCTCAGAAGAATGACTCTGATTTAGGCTGGATTATCATTTTTTCCAGTCTGGAAAAGGTTAATCAGCTTCAATATAAAATCAACAGTATACTTTTGATTATTCTGCTTTTTACATCTTTGATTGCTGTTATATTATCTTCCAGACTTTCAAAGAAACTATCAGAGCCTTTTGATTCCTTAAATCAGCACATAAAAGCTATAGCAGAAAGGAATTTTGGGAATCAGATTCAAACCCCGGTATATGATGAGTTGCAGGAAGTTGTAAACAGCATAAACCTTATGTCGGAAAAACTGGAGACTTATGATAAAGCCCAGAAAACCTTTTTACAAAACGTATCCCATGAATTTCGTACACCTCTTATGTCCATACAAAGCTATGCAGAAGGCATCAAATATAATGTTGTGGAAAGTGATATGGCTGTTCATATTATTTTAGATGAAACAAAGCGAATGACCCGCTTGCTGGAAGAACTTCTTTACCTCTCCCGGCTGGAAACCATTGAGGAAAGTTTTCATTTTGAAAAACTGCAATTTATCAGGCTGGTAAGCTGTATTGTGGATCGATTAAACAGGATAGCCATAAACAACAACATCAAAATTTTAACAAAGGCTCCTGATATTGAGATACAAATACGAGGAGATGAAGAAAAACTTTCACGTGCAATTACCAATATAATTAGTAATTGTATACGATACGCACAATCCACTGTAACCATAGAACTAGTCTCACAAGATAAAAATTTGCTGTGGGTTAAAATATACGATGATGGCCCTGGGTTTGAAATAAATGAACTGCCTAATATATTTGAACGCTTTTATAAAGGTAAAAAAGGCAACTTTGGATTGGGACTGGCAATCAGTAAAAATGTTATTGAAAAGCATAATGGAAAAATAACCGCTCAAAATCATGATTCTGGTGGGGCATTATTCATCATTGAACTACCTCTTTAG
- a CDS encoding response regulator transcription factor: protein MKNHLIYIADDEINICNIIKSFLIKEGFQVESFNDGSSIMEAFNRKAPDMVIIDIMMPEIDGYSVCSSIRQKSSVPIIIVSAKDTEPDKIAGLTLGSDDYLTKPFSPMELIARVKSIFRRIELDKNISYSENQIQISDVLLDSDNKQAFVGDYDMGLTMMEFSLLFYLANNRNHPVSRNELLDKVWGFENEVETRATDDMVKRLRKKLSDSGSSLKIETVWGFGFKLLDKE from the coding sequence ATGAAAAATCATTTAATCTATATTGCTGATGATGAAATAAATATTTGTAATATCATAAAGTCTTTTCTTATTAAGGAAGGTTTTCAAGTGGAATCCTTCAATGATGGCAGCTCTATTATGGAGGCCTTTAATAGAAAAGCGCCGGATATGGTTATTATTGATATAATGATGCCTGAAATCGATGGATACTCGGTATGTTCTTCTATCCGGCAAAAAAGCAGTGTGCCAATTATTATTGTATCTGCTAAAGATACGGAACCAGATAAAATAGCTGGGTTAACTTTAGGTAGTGATGATTATCTCACAAAACCATTCAGTCCTATGGAACTTATTGCCCGGGTAAAGAGTATTTTTCGCCGGATTGAACTTGATAAAAACATTTCATATTCAGAAAATCAAATACAAATTTCTGATGTTCTCCTGGATTCAGATAACAAACAGGCTTTTGTAGGGGATTATGATATGGGGCTGACCATGATGGAGTTTTCACTGCTCTTCTACCTGGCTAACAACCGAAATCATCCAGTCAGTCGAAATGAGCTTCTTGATAAAGTATGGGGATTTGAAAATGAAGTAGAAACCCGGGCCACAGATGACATGGTGAAAAGATTAAGAAAGAAACTGTCCGATTCAGGTTCCTCACTAAAAATCGAAACCGTCTGGGGATTTGGATTTAAACTTTTAGATAAGGAATAA
- a CDS encoding PadR family transcriptional regulator, with protein sequence MKENTGKTKYVLLGLLNREPQTGYSVKKAIEYEYSHFWQESYGQIYPTLKALVKEGLAESVESEKSKNGRGQITYMITEAGKEQLKKWLFEAPDVEKIRYEILLKVSFGASKEPEIILEHLDEFIRRNERLIGEMNGFLDYFHDTDQSAGVMDSDSQLTALCGKYLYTAMKEWAQESKKIIMKRKEEEI encoded by the coding sequence ATGAAAGAAAATACTGGAAAAACAAAATATGTTTTACTTGGATTGCTGAATCGTGAACCACAAACCGGATATTCCGTAAAAAAAGCTATTGAGTACGAATACAGTCATTTCTGGCAGGAAAGCTACGGGCAAATTTATCCTACACTGAAGGCTCTTGTGAAAGAAGGTCTTGCAGAAAGTGTGGAATCAGAGAAATCAAAAAATGGCAGGGGACAGATCACTTACATGATTACGGAAGCAGGAAAGGAACAGCTTAAAAAGTGGTTATTTGAAGCTCCTGACGTTGAAAAAATAAGATATGAAATTCTGCTGAAAGTTTCATTCGGTGCAAGCAAAGAACCTGAAATTATTTTAGAGCATTTAGATGAATTTATTAGAAGAAATGAGCGGTTAATTGGGGAAATGAATGGTTTTCTGGATTATTTCCATGATACCGACCAATCAGCAGGAGTTATGGATAGTGACAGTCAGTTAACCGCCTTGTGTGGAAAATATTTGTATACTGCCATGAAAGAATGGGCCCAGGAATCAAAGAAAATTATAATGAAAAGGAAGGAGGAAGAAATATGA